GGCTTGCTTCAGGGCTGAATTAATATCGCTTGCATCCTGTTGATATTTTCTCGCTTTTTTAAGAAGTTCAGCATAATGTTTATCTATTTCATCCAGTTCTTTTTGTCTTTCACTTTTGCCTTGGTCAGCTAAGAATTTATTTACCTCAACCATTGCATTTTTGAATTCCTCAACACCTGCCTTGAATGCATCTTCAGATGCTTTGCCTGCATCAGCAATGAATTTATTGTGTTTAACCCCTTCGACCTGCATCATTTCTTCGAGTTCATCAACTCGTTTTTGGTCAGCATCGGATAAGACTTTATTTTTCTTTTTTAATTGGGTAATCTCGTTACTCCACATCTTTTTCTTTAAAGCAAATATTTCCTTTTCTTTACCGCTTTGGGCTTCTAATAATTTGATTGTTTTTTTCAGTTTCAGCATTGAAGTTTTTAATATTCTCCGTTGCTTCAGCTTTTATTAAACCTTGGTTGAATCCACTATTGAAATCTTTAACAATATTGGTAAATCTCTCAATAGGGTTTAAAGCATTGAATATTTCCTTGCCTGCACTTTTCCAGTCACCATCTTTTAATAAGTTAAAAGCTTTAATAGCACTTTGAATAGGACGAACCACAAAGCCAATTACAGCTTTACCCACACCTTCCATAATAGCACCCATATTTTTGAATTGGTCACTCACTCCACCTAGGGATGGTATGAATTCCTTCACTGTAGCAGAAAGTGAATTCCAGTTCTCAACCAAATACATAACAGCGGTTATAACTAAGCCAATTCCTAGCCCTGACAGACCTAATTTCAACAGTTTAGTTGCAGATTGTGGTACCATTGGTAGCAAGGGTTAAAGCCTTCATGCTTTGTATTGAACGACCTATATTCTCCACCGCATCTTTCAATGTCATGAGCTGAAGCATCTTTTGGATAGACTTTTCAGTTTCCTCGGATTCAATACCCAATACACCTACAGCTCCTTGTAGCAATTGTGTCGCTCCGACTGAACCAAGTATAGCTCCTTCGAACCCTTTAAAAGCGTTTTCGAACTTAGCACCAGTAATAGTACCTTTTAGTTTAGATACAGTTTGAGCCATTGAGGACAGCTGTTGTTCAGATGCCAAACCTGACTGTTTTAATTGCTTTAATACATTTTCAGCTTGGTTTAAGATGTTGCTGAAGTTCACCTATACTACTGTTGTCAAAATCAATTTCATCAAAGGATAAAGCTACATTGGATAAGTCTCTAAACTTTCTTTTTAAGGCTTCAGTTTCACTTTCAGCTGAAGATGTATCTATATCAACAGGAACGTTTACACCTTGAATCTGACCGTTGATATTATCCATCACTGCCATTACTTCTGTCAGCATTTCCTTCGGTATCTATACTACCATCTTTGAGGTTAAATATATCATGAAATAAGCGTTGGGATTTCTCAATTTCAAAGTTTAAAGAATCTAAACTAACATTGGGTAAATCAATATTCTGTAGGTCTTGTAACCTGCCTTTTAAATCATCAATATTGTCATTGACTTTGATATCAATGTTTTCAACTTTGGCTATCTGTTGGTTTAAAGCATTTATTTCTGTACTGACTTTCTTTAAGTCATCAATAGATGCGAGACCACTAGATGACAATTCCTTGAATAAGTTTTTTGCCTGTGTAAGGGCAATTTGTAAATCATTAACATTGATATTGTTGAGGTCAATATCTGTATACTTATCTACAGCTTGTTTTAGTTCATTGAATTTTTTTCTTTAATGCATCAGTAGATTGAATTGCTTCTTGGTTATCTACCTTAACGCTAATTAATATATCTCTTTCGTTTGTTTCCATATTGGGGTATTAGATTATTAATAGGTAAGTGTGCATGCAGGCATGCATGATAAAAAGAAAAACCCCCATCATTTCTGACAGGGGCTACGAATAAAAAATTATGGAAAAATTTATTTCTTTTGTTGTTCTTGAATTACTTCAAGTTGTATTGTTTCTTTTGTCTGCTGTAATTCATCACACAATTCATATTGTTCTTTTTTGCTCATTACAGTTATTAATTCATCGAGGTATAGATAAGCAATGTTCATATTGAAAGCATCATCTTTTTCATAAACTTCTATTGCATCATGCAAAGAATCTAATTCTTTATTTTGCATGATATCCTTTAATTCAGCGGTGAAATATAAAACACTCATTTGTTCTTTTGTCAGGATAGTACCTACTTTATCCAGTACCGCATCCAACATTTCTAATCCTTTACTAGTCATCTATCAATTCAAAAATATATTGGTATTGACTAGCATTGGTAATATTATTGAATTCATTGATGTTGAATTCATAACCAAGGTCCAATTTCTTCTTCAAGCTTTTCAGCATATTCTTTTGAAAACTTTTCTGCATTCTCATCAGATTCAAACTGATATCTGTTTTCGGATTCATTTAGTACTGCATACTGTTCCAATAATCCAATCCTAGTTTCCTCAATTTGCTCAACCAGTATCTGTACATCTTTATTTAATTTGTTCAGTTTATATTTAAGCTCAAAGCTTACATTCTCATGCAATAATTGCTGTAACTCAACAGCAAGGTTTTTTATGTTTTGTACTTTCATAATTTATTTATCTTATATATTCTATAAATAGTGCAAGACATAAGTAAAGTACAGGTTCTATAATCCCTAAGACCTTAACTAATTGATTATAAGTTAGAAAAATTTAAAATAATTTTCAGCAGGCTTTTCTTGTGGTTCTTTACGTTCAATCATTTCATTTTTCAACCTGATATCATTCTCAATAATATCGTTCAATAGCCAAGCTAAGAATGATGCATTGTCATTTTCAGGTAGGGTTACAGATTGTTTCAGTGCATTGGCTAAGGCTTGATGAAAATCATCATATGATTCAAAATGACGTTCTTCAGGTTGAGTTACGTATTTACCTAATTGAATTGATAGTTTGGTTTTATCAACCAAGAATGTACTACAGTATTGATATAAAATTTCTATTAAGTCATCATTATCTTCATCAACTCCCAAGTCATAAAATTCTTCATCATCTACTTCATCAGATAGTAGGATGTAAATTTGTTTCAATAATTCGTAATCATGAAGTTCACATTCTTCATTATAGATAGATTCAAGAAGGTTATATAATTCTTCGTTTATAGTGTCGGTATAGACAGCAAAGTTATATAGTTCAGCAATTTCAGCACGGTATTTACTCATAGTATGTTTTTTATTATTAAGTGTGAAGCAATGAAAAAGCCCCCATGTTGGGGGCTTTATGTGATAATTAAATTTGATTGTAGATAGTATTTAAGATTGATTTAGTACTTGGTAATCTTTTTCAATAGGGTAAGTTTATGTCTGTAATCCTGTTTGTTACCGACCATAAATAAAGTGTCACCTGAAGTGCGGTAAACATAGCTGTCATACTTATTACCTTCACTACCTTGAACCTTCAATTCATTTTGCATGATATAATAACTGTATGTTTCCTTTACGCCTGTATTGGTGATGGTCAACTGTTTATTGCTGAATGTAAAGTTAATCTTCTCAATCTCTTTACCTGATTGACATCCATTCAAATCAGGTGTATTGCTACACATTTCAATTAGTTTATATACCCCTGTTAATTCTCTTTCAGTAGCAGGTTTAAAGTCATATTCAAAGTCATTCTTGCTACATCCAGTAGTTGATAATAATAAAGCTGAAGCTACAGCCATTGCGATTGTTTTAATGTTAATTGTTTTCATTGTGTTATGTGTTAATAATAGTTTATAATTCATTACTTATAAATAGTCTGTTGATTGAAATAATTAAGCTATGCTTGACATTTATGTCTAGATTGATGGGATAAGTTTTTTAGATACATCCACGAATTCAACTAAATGCCTTAAATAGTTTTCAGTTTCAGCAAGTGAATGATGTCTGTTGCATATCATGATTTCAGCTACAGTAAAGCCTGCTAAGTATTTCTGTACGTTGGAATAGTGCTTTACCGAATACAGGGTATAGCCTTTGTTATCAAGTCCGAGGTTGGATAATATCTTTACAAATCGCTTGTAGGGTCGATTGGCTTGGTATGGTGTATTACCCCAAAGGATTGTATCATTACAAAACAGGTATGCATTACTAGGAGCATTGAAATAATATTCTTTCAATAGGTCATAGTAGTTATCATCAATGTGAACTACACCATCTTTTTTGTTCTTGGAAATATCTGAAGGAATAGATATAATTCTCTTATCAAAGTCAATATGACGTACTTGTAATTGGGTTAATTCCTTGGGTCTAATGCACGTGTAATATATGCTCTTTACAAACATTGATAACATCACATCCTTTTCAACCTCAACCATAATAGCATTGAAGTCATCCTTTGAAAATGCTTTGTTCTTAGATGATTTACCTACGTATTTAGTCTTAACCCTACTACAAGGATTAACATCGATATATCTACTATCAATACAGAATTGAAATAAACCTGTATAAACACCTTTAGCATTATTAAAAGTCTTGGGTGACCATTTTAAATCCTTGGATAGGGTAATAAGCAAGTCATCTACATCTTTATGATAGATATAGTTGACAGGTGTATCACCTAGTTCATCAGTAAAATAATTTAACTTGGATTGGTAGGACTGAATAGTCTTTAGCCTACTGCCTTTATCTTTATGCCACTTTATGAATGCTTTTACAGCATCCTTAACACTTGGTATAACTACAGGTTTTTCAACAGGCATACCATATACACCATCTTTCAATTGTTGATGTACTACATCCTTTAAAGCATTGAATGCATCAAGCTTCTCATTGTAATCCTTTAACCTGTTTAATTGATTGGATAATCGAGTACGTTTCCCATTGTAGGTAAATTCTACGAACCATTTGCATTTAGCTTGTTCTTGTTTGCTACGTTGTTTTGCTCCAACATTTACCCTTGGAACTGTGTAGGTAGGCGTAAAACCAGTCACTGTTTTTCTTGTCATTACGTTTGTGATTAAATTAAACCATACATTAATGCGCACACTAAAACTGTTTTCTGTATGGCAAAATCTACTGTAATGACTATTTAAATGCGGATTTAAAATACTGTGGTCGAATGAGCAGACCTGGAAAGTCTGTATACGGGATGACTGTATCGAGGGTTCGAATCCCTCTCTCTCCGCCAAAGAAATAAAGCCCGACGTTAGTCGGGTTTTGTTGTTTCTAAGGCTGTTGCCAAACTTGTTTGAGCAAAAGCCTTAGAAACAACAAAACCGCTCGCGTAGCGATGCGGCTTTATTTCTTTGAAGCCAACCCCAAAAAGGGATGGTTCAGGGTAATGAGCGCGGGGAGTGAGCGGCTGAGCCAATCCCGATGGCAATTTTATCCATTGATATTCACCTTAGTTTTCCAAATTCATCTGACCTTATATTCTATCCTTATATAGATTAAATATTCAATCTTGTTTTCCATTTCTCATCCTATCCCAAAATACTTCCTATTCAAAACCTTTTAATATAAACGTTCGTTCAATGTTCTAATATTCCCACTCCATAAAATCAACTTCAATTTCTTTTTACTATATTTAATTACAATACCGAAAAAACATCTTTCAATATGGCCAATACATTTAACCATAATATATATTAAAGCAAATAGACTCTCAATTTTATATCCTATGATCATACGCCAATTCCTATTACTACTATTGTTGCTCACAAATGTATATCTACATGCAAATGATGGGGCATATTTTGCTTCTGGCAATCAATTAATCCCTATCCATGAAACTGATATTTCAGTACAAAAAGAAATATTAAAAGTAAAGAAGGTTAACAATCAGTTTATCGAAGTAACCGTCTACTACGAGTTCTTCAATCCTGCTGAAGCGAAGGAAATCTTAGTTGGTTTTGAAGCAATATCGCCATCTGGTGATGTGGATGGGGCACCCAAAAAAGGTTTACATCCATATATGCGAGATTTTACAGTAGAAATGAACGGGGAAAATCTTAAATACAATGTAGCATATGTCGCTGATTCCCTTTATTATCAGAATGGAAAAATAAAAAGCATTGACTTAAAAAACATTTGATGGTAGCACCAGTGGTAACTATATTGATTTTATGTATGTCTACCACTTTAAAGCTAACTTCAAAAAAGGTAAGAATATCGTTAAACACACTTATAAATTCGATGTATCCAGCAGTATAGACTACAATTATCACTTTAATTATGTTCTTACAGCTGCGAATAGATGGGCGAATAAACAGATTGATGATTTTACATTAATTGTTGAGATGGAGGATTCTGAAGAATTTAATATCAATAAGACATTTTTTAAGTCAAAAGATGAATGGCAAATTGAGGGTAAAGGAAAAGTGATTGAGATAGAAGGAAAGGCAAATACCGCCATGGAAAAGGACGCCCTTCGTTTTCAGATGCAGGAAGGAAGATTAGTATTTAAGAAAAAGAATTTCCATCCTGATGGTGAATTAGAAATCTATAGTTTTAATAAGCATATACAGAGCATGTTAAATAAGGACTATCGATTCTATTTGCCGTTTTCTGTTTATATGTCAGATAGTTTTGAATTAGAAAAGCCTGCAAATCCTTTTCAGAGAGAAATCATGAGTACTCTACCTTTCGCCAGGAAAGGTTATGTATTTAAAGACAATAAATTCAATTACAAAACTTAAATAGAAGTGGACAGTGAGATGGAATAAATAATCTAATAAATTATAAAATGTAAGTTTATGAGGATCATATTGTTATTGTTTCTATGTATACCAATTATTGGTTGTTCCTCAGCGCGAAAACTTTCAAAAGATTTCTCAGGTAAGGTTTCAACCATCAATACAGCATTTGAAGGGGAATATTATTCCAATAAACCTGCAGAGATCAAACAGAGATTTACGGTTAAAGAATATACATTATGGGATTTCTTATCCTTTTATAGATCAGATATAGATTCCACTGAGAAAATACCAGATGATGCCATTATACGATTTACTGTTCAGCCAGACAGTTATCTAGAAGTTACAGCTTTCAAGGGAAATGATAAGTTATCTTCATTTTCAATCTCAACTAGGAAAGAAGGTAACTACCTATATTTAAAGAAAAACCGATCAATGGTTCCAATCCCTGTTGTCTATTTTCAAATAAAGGAAGATATCTCCTTTTTAGCTCCCTTAGATAACAATAGATTGGGGATTATGAACTATAACGACAATACATTGTGGATACTATTCTTTGGTGCTAGTAATTCCGGTCGAACAATTGAAGAATACGAAAGAATCAGTTTTGACAGCCTCTAATAAACTCATATTGTCTCAATGATAAAACCAACGATAATATTCTATTTTTTATTTCTATTCACTCAGCCACTGTTTGCTCAAGAAAAGCAGGAAAAAGTGATTTTTTAGAATTACAAGAAGGAGGGGACCTAGAGCCTTTATTTGTGAAAAGTGGAGAACAGCGATTAACTTTTGTATATCAACCAGATTCATTTGTGGAATTGAATTTATTAAGAGGAGACAGTATTCTGATTAACTGGGAAGATAGGGTTTTGAAGCTTGCCGGAGATACCGAAACAGTAAGAGAAAAGGTAGTAACCAAAATTCTTAAAATTAAGGATAGTAAAATCCTGGATTTCCGAAGTAAATATGGAAAGGATCTAGTCTTTCAATATCCTATGGACAGTAATTATACAGAAACCTTTAAAGATTATCTATATAACTGGGTCGAATATTATCTAACCATAAGCAAGACTCTCCCGGTAGATGATTTTATTATTGATAAATCAAATACAATCATTTATTCCATAGAAGATGCTGAAAAAAATGGAAAGAGATACACTTTAATTGGCATTGGAATAAAGGCTTCTCCTGAGAATTCCAGCATTCTTCAATGGTTGTACCTAGATAATGAATCTCACCGGATGTATGAATATGATCTAGGAAAAGATGAATTGATAGAAATAATATAGATTTTTTTAATTTCTTAATTAAACTGGTTCAAATAAGGCAATTGTAAAATATTCATAATCAATTTGGGATTGCTTGTTTTAATAAGATTAATAAATAAAATAATTTATTAAAGAACTATCATAATTTTTAAAAAAAAATAATAAT
The Sphingobacterium daejeonense genome window above contains:
- a CDS encoding tyrosine-type recombinase/integrase — translated: MTRKTVTGFTPTYTVPRVNVGAKQRSKQEQAKCKWFVEFTYNGKRTRLSNQLNRLKDYNEKLDAFNALKDVVHQQLKDGVYGMPVEKPVVIPSVKDAVKAFIKWHKDKGSRLKTIQSYQSKLNYFTDELGDTPVNYIYHKDVDDLLITLSKDLKWSPKTFNNAKGVYTGLFQFCIDSRYIDVNPCSRVKTKYVGKSSKNKAFSKDDFNAIMVEVEKDVMLSMFVKSIYYTCIRPKELTQLQVRHIDFDKRIISIPSDISKNKKDGVVHIDDNYYDLLKEYYFNAPSNAYLFCNDTILWGNTPYQANRPYKRFVKILSNLGLDNKGYTLYSVKHYSNVQKYLAGFTVAEIMICNRHHSLAETENYLRHLVEFVDVSKKLIPSI